Proteins found in one Aethina tumida isolate Nest 87 chromosome 1, icAetTumi1.1, whole genome shotgun sequence genomic segment:
- the LOC109608832 gene encoding dual specificity mitogen-activated protein kinase kinase 6 — MAGRRRPNLKLQVSEDTQPIITPPANLDTRTTITIGDQTFDVEADDLERISDLGRGAYGIVEKMRHIPSGTIMAVKRITATVNTQEQKRLLMDLDISMRSSACPYTVQFYGALFREGDVWICMEVMDTSLDKFYAKVYSNGRRIPENVLGKISFAVVNALHYLYSQLRVIHRDVKPSNILINRKGEVKMCDFGISGYLVDSVAKTIDAGCKPYMAPERIDPQGDPSTYDIRSDVWSFGISLIELSTGQFPYQKWGTPFEQLKQVVTDEPPKLPADGQFSDSFIDFTNNCLKKNCRDRWNYNQLLEHPFLIAAREMNTDISGFVSEILDLPDNP; from the exons atggCAGGACGAAGGAGGCCCAATCTCAAACTCCAAGTATCAGAAGATACACAACCAAT TATAACACCGCCAGCGAATTTAGACACACGAACGACGATAACGATAGGCGATCAAACATTCGACGTTGAAGCCGACGACCTCGAGAGAATCTCGGACCTGGGAAGAGGCGCGTACGGCATAGTAGAAAAGATGCGACACATCCCCAGTGGGACCATAATGGCAGTGAAGAGGATCACCGCCACCGTCAACACCCAG GAACAAAAACGCTTGCTCATGGACTTGGACATATCGATGCGCAGCAGCGCGTGTCCGTACACGGTACAGTTCTACGGCGCCCTTTTCAGAGAGGGCGACGTATGGATTTGCATGGAAGTCATGGACACCAGTCTGGACAAGTTCTACGCGAAGGTTTACAGTAATGGACGCAGGATTCCGGAAAACGTCCTGGGGAAGATTTCGTTCGCCGTCGTGAATGCCCTGCACTATCTCTATTCGCAACTGAGGGTCATCCACCGGGACGTCAAGCCGTCGAATATTCTAATCAACCGGAAGGGCGAGGTGAAAATGTGCGACTTCGGCATCAGTGGGTATCTAGTCGATTCCGTGGCCAAAACCATTGACGCAGGGTGTAAACCGTACATGGCC CCCGAAAGAATAGACCCTCAGGGCGACCCCTCGACATACGACATCCGATCGGACGTGTGGAGCTTCGGAATATCTCTCATAGAGCTGAGCACTGGCCAGTTCCCGTATCAGAAGTGGGGCACGCCTTTCGAACAGCTCAAACAGGTGGTGACTGACGAACCGCCCAAATTGCCAGCTGATGGTCAGTTCAGCGACAGCTTCATAGACTTCACCAACAACTGTTTGAAGAAGAATTGCCGAGACAGATGGAACTATAACCAATTGCTAGAGCATCCGTTTTTAATTGCCGCTCGGGAGATGAACACCGACATATCGGGGTTCGTTTCAGAGATTCTCGATTTGCCCGACAATCCCTGA